The Triticum urartu cultivar G1812 chromosome 6, Tu2.1, whole genome shotgun sequence genome includes the window agtccggatcctcggagtcacggatcatgcagagcgcggggctagcgttcggcttcgatcgcctttgagatcgaagcccccgaggtgacgtccaaccgctcatcctcgattggcgcaataggctccgagttaggggtcggaacagatgcgtgtgcggcctccaggacactgtccggaggcagagctagatcatgcccctcgagatagtgcggcgcgcttggccgtggctcgaacccgtcgaagatcgagtctccgcggatgtcagccatgtagtttaagcttccaaacctaccttgatggccaggggcgtagctttcgatctgctccaggtggccaagcgaattggcccgcagagcgaagccgccgaagacgaagatctgtccggggagaaatgtctcaccctggaccgtatcgttgttgatgatcaaaggagccatcgggtctaaaggcaacgacacagaggaactctcaatgaaagcaccaatgtcggtgtcaaaaccggcggatctcgggtagtgggtcccgaactgtgcgtctaggccggatggtaataggaggcagggaacacgatgttttacccaggttcgggccctcttgatggaggtaaaaccctacgtcctgcttgattaatattgatgatatgggtagtacaagagtagatctaccacgagatcaaggaggctaaaccctagaagctagcctatggtatgattgttgtatatggagttgattgcctacagactacaaccctccggtttatatagacaccggatagggttagggttacacagagtcggttacaatggtaggagatcttgaatatccgcatcgccaagcttgccttccacgccaaggaaagtcccatccggacacgggacgaagtcttcaatcttgtatcttcatagtccaggagtccggctgaaggtatagtccggctacccggacaccccctaatccaggactccctcacccccaccaaccagccccgcacagggcggtactaccgctgagagagggcggtactaccgccaggacagcggtactgccgcgccagctagcggtactgccgcgccagctagcggtactgccgcgctgaggagactagtagggaaaGGCCCCaaacgcggtactaccgcggtggtaggggcggtactaccgctcctggtaCGGTACTACCGTCTCTacaaccgcaactagtgccgcaaaacccgacacaaGAAAAAGACCTCTCaaatcgaggcggtaggagccagactgcccagcggtactacgacagcggggtcacgggcggtactaccgctgtggagtggtactgccgcttgtgacccttcgacCGTACTACCGctggcagtgcggtactaccgctggggtgagagagagagagagaatctctcaaagatgctgaggacaaggcggaggtgccatgcccccagcggtactactgctgtggagccacgggcggtactaccgcttggctcctcagcggtactaccgctgggttgcgcggtactaccgcttggacccagacaggacaaggaagagaggagagatctcttcaatggaatggagatgctcggagggtgagaagctgatgtgtacgtgatgattccacccatgcaataccccagcggaccccctcttgatagtacggtgccctctatgcaactagtccaccgggaaagaaacgaaagagctacaccgtcttgaaatacactccgaggggaagaaagcgtctcgtgccaggggagaatctgtgaattattcaaagcacaagattagtccgcaaacatgttgtcatcaatcaccaaaactaccttgagagagatatgccgtaacaaattcccattggtgaaatagtatctctattagcaagtttagtgacatcaatttcttctaactcaacaggtgcaatgtcatgcataatttctttgtataagtcaataggtattgcactagcactagcacccatatcacataagccatgataacaatgatctcctattttaacagaaataacaggcatgcctaccacaggtctaggtttatctgtatcacggggtttagcaattctagcagtttcattacagaagtaaataacatgcccatctatattatcagacaagagatctttaacaatagcaatattaggttcaactttaactttctcaggaggtgtatatgttttaatattgcttttatgaaccacagttggagctttagcatgatcctttatcctaacagggaaaggtggtttctcaacataacaagtaggaacaataggatcattataagtgacagtcttttttcaactttaataggtgcagctacttttacttctatgggaggatgatatttaaaccacttctccttagggagatcaacataagtagcaaaagattcacagaaagaagctactatcttagaatcaagtccatatttagtgctaaacttacggaaaatatcggtatccataaaagatttaacacaatcaaacttaggtgtcatacctgactccttaccttcatcgagatcccaatcttcagagttgcgtttaattctatccaacaaatcccatctaaatccaatagtcttcatcataaaagagccagcacaagaagtatcgagcatggtgcgattttttttcaaaaagccgagcataatttttttgaagaattgtttctcttgggagctcatgattggggcatgaatataacattgatttaagcctcccccaagcttgagcgatgctttctccttcgcgaggccaaaaattatatatataattgcggtcacgatgaacaacatgcatagggtaatacttttgatgaaattccaatttcaatcttctatagttccatgatctcgtatcatcacatagcctataccatgtcaatgcgtctcccttcaaagataaaagggaagaccttattcttagcaacatcatcgggtatacctgcaagcttaaataatccgcaaacttcatccacatatattaggtgttcatcaggatgctttgttccatctcctgtaaaaggattagctagcagtttttctatcatacccgaaggatactcataaggaatttcattttcaataggttcagtaggttgaggagcaactctttgctctacttgtcggggtgaagataccccgaacaagcccctcagaggattacttttcatagtaacaagtgacagtaaatttcagcacactatataatttttccttaccaaattccacctaccaaaggcgcttcactccccggcaatgacaccagaaaagagtcttgatgacccacaagtataggggatctatcgtagtccttttgataagtaagagtgtcgaacccaatgaggagcagaagaaaatgataagtggttttcagcaaggtattctctgcaagtactgaaataagtggtaacagatagttttgtgataagataatttgtaacgagcaacaagtaacaaaagtaaataaagtgcagcaaggtggcccaatcctttttgtagcaaaggacaagcctggacaaactcttatataaggaaaagcgctcccgaggacacatgcgaatatcgtcaagctagttttcatcacgttcatatgattcacgtttggtactttgataatttgacatgtgggtagaccggtgcttgggtgttgttcttacttgaacaagcatcccacttatgattaacctctattgcaagcatccgcaactacaacaaaagtattaaggtaaacctaaccatagcatgaaacatatggatccaaatcatccccttacgaagcaacgcataaactagggtttaagattctgtcactctagcaactcatcatctacttattacttcccaatgccttcctctaggcccaaataatggtgaagtgttatgtagtcgacgttcacataacaccactagaggctagacaacatacatctcatcaaaatatcgaacgaataccaaattcacatgactactaatagcaagacttctcccttgtcctcaggaacaaacgtaactactcacaaagcatattcatgttcataatcagaggggtaataatatgcataaaggatctgaacatatgatcttccaccaattaaaccaactagcatcaattacaaggagtaattaacactactagcaacctactaccaccaatcccggacttggagacaagaattggatacaagagatgaactagggttttgagatgagatggtgctgatgaagatgttgatggagattgccctctcccaatgagaggagtgttggtgatgacgatggcgatgattttcccctccgggaaagaagtttccccggtagaacagctctgccggagccctagattggttccgcctcgtggcggcggagtttcatcccgaaaggttgcttctggtttttttctcgacgaaagtcttcatatagtagaagatggtcatcggagagccaccagggggcccacgaggtagggggcgcgccccccaccctcgtggacagggtgtggcccccctggtcttcatctttggcgaggatttttcattatttattataaggtattctgtggagttttaggacttttggagttgtgtagaatatgtctataatatttgctccttttccagcccagaattccagctgccggcattctccctccttatgtaaactcataaaataagatagaatagccataagtattgtgacataatatgaagtaacatcccataatgcaataaatattgatataaaagcatgatgcaaaatggacgtatcagaagGCCGAATTGGAGGGGGAGTTCTCCTCTTGGTCAGCCAAGGGGAGAAACCTTTCGTCCCCTTTTGgtgcccctcctcctcctccaacatatatatacttgaggtattggcaTCATTTTGTATCAaaagttttggagcctcctctaaTTCCCTAGTTCCAATTCTAGTTGGTCATAGTTGATCAATTAGAGCTAGACCTAAAtcctctaatcctcataattaAGAAGCCCATTGTGGTTCTAATCTCCTTCTCTAATCTCCGTCTACAATTAGCTCTAGACGGTGAGGCGCTGTCAGATCGTGAAGACCGTATGCTTGCAACTCGTGAGAGGCCGTGCTTTCGGTCTTCCGTTCAAGGGACTGTTCGTGGGCCGTTTGCGGGTTCGTTCATCTACGGTACGAGGGACTCCAAGTACGATCTACATCGAGTCGTCTACTTCCACTGCTACTCGGAGTCGGTAATGATCAAATCCAAACCGTTCCTGGGTGATCGTAGGGCAATTTTTTTccactacgtttcccaacagtggcatcatgaggtTCTATGAGTATATACATGTTTTGATCTAGATCACATGTGGATGTGAGGGTTTGATGTTCTTATTATGCTTCCCTCGAGTGTTGCTTTCATTTAGTTCATTGATGGCATGATGAAGTTTTATACAAAGTTCTGACAATCGATCAACTCTGGCTATCGATGATCTGTTAACAGTTCTTTGGGATCAAATAAGGTGGCCCATTGTCTTGATAGGCATACTTATGCTTCAACTTCTACTGTTTTTTGGGAGGGATGGTGATCCACCGATGTTTATTATGCCACTTGTAATGAACGATGTAACCATCAACTTTCTGCAATAAAGAGCCACGAGGCATTCCTTTCCAAAGAAATCACTATTCTATGTAGAATAGGAGGGTGCATAAAAAATGTAGAATATGGAGCTATATTTTTTATCGCTATGTAAAAAAAAAATACTCCGGTGCTGTTTTTAAATATATGAGCGACATTTTTTCCTCCTATTCTACATGATTATATCGCGAGAAGATATAGCTCCTTATTCTACATAAATGTTTTTAAATATTTTTGAATATATGTTTGTGATGGgtattttttcttttttatacATATTGTAAATTTTTGGTATACATACAAGATACTTTTTATACCCAATAGCATTTCACAAATACTCCCTCAATTTctaaatataagaccttttatAAATTTCAATACGggctacatacggatgtatataaacgtattttagagtgtagattcactttgctccatatgtagtctgCATTGGAATTTCTAAAAATTCTTATATTTAGGAAGGGAGGGAGTACATGATTACCTTTCTCTGATGTTTACATACACCGTGTAAATTTTTCTCATACACCAGGAATTTTTTTATAGATTTTTAACGTGTGATaaatacatgtttaacattttccTAAAAAAATTGATGTCTACTTTTTCATACACGttgtacattttttgtatacatgtAGAACATTTTTCATACGcaattaacatttttcaaatacatgattatcaattttcaaatatatatttttgaaaaaaaatggaTATGGAttaagaatttttttgaataTATGTTAAAAATTTAAATGGCACAATTTGTTTTAATGTTATCAACATTTTTAAAATAACACCACCAACTTTGTAAACTGCGTTAACATTTTTTTTCTTCAGATTCACGATTTTTAAGAAAAAGTCAGTAAGTTTAAGCTTTTGAATGTCCGTACTTAGAATATTTTGCGAAAATATaaacaaattttaaaaaaataaaaagaagaataaaaaaaaggaaaactGAAAGAAACGGCTGAGTCGCTACTGGGCCGGCCCACTATATGCATCCTTGACGCGACACTGCTTTCGATCTCGCACTAAGTGAGGCTTAGACGGCGAGGAATTAGGGTTGTGCGGCGACTAGGTTTTCTTTTCGGGTCTGtttaggacacatctagatgtgacataattATGTCATATCTAAGCtcatgtccactctgtttgtggtttattttttttgtcctaattttttattttttgttgctGTATTATATATTTGTGGGAGTTTAGATGTGACATTCTTaaaaaacatctagatgtgaattagtcAAACTGTTTCTTTTCTGCGTTGATTATTTACCGTTGTGATAGCTGTGGTACATGAGtctttcctcttttttttttgaaatcaCGTGAACTGAAACTTACAGTAAACCAGATAAACTCATAGTCGCATGCACTATGCAGTACCTACCCGACACCAATCACAGTCACATCTCCGCAACCTGGCTCGCCGGCCATGTAATGGCGATGGGGCTCGTCACCGTGTGCTTGCGGTCGCTCCACTCGATCGACCCGAACGTGTGATTCCCCGTGACGCTTCCGAAGATTCGTTGCGCAAAGGTGACCACGTACTCCTGCGTCTTCTGCGTCGCGGTGAACCTCAGCGTCCGGGGGCTCACCGTGACGAGCACACCGTCCGGGGCGGTGACCTTGGCCCTGTACGTAGCCCTGGCATCGCCGCCGACGTTGCGTATGACGCGGCGCTGCCTGACGACCGCCATCTTGTTCGTGGCGAACACCACCGAGAAGGCCGGGTAGTTGTGGTCGCCGACGGAGGAGCCCGCGCGCGTCGAGCAGTTGGCAGACGAGCCGAACACGGCGATCTGCTTGTCTGTGTAGCCCAGCGCGCACAGGAAGGTGATGTAGTCCTCGGTGCCGGCGTCGTACACCAATCCTGGGTCGACCGCGCGGTTGGGGTCGACGTGTCCGGCCCCTCGTGCGAATGGCGTGGACGCTTTGCCGGTGGACATGTCACCGATGACGCCGCCGGCGCTGTCCATGTTGTACGCGGTGGTCATCAGGGCAGACTTGATCATGGCGGGGCTCCACTCCGGCCTCGCCTGCCGGAGCAGCGCGGCGATGCCACTCACGTGCGGGCATGACATGGACGTGCCCGATATGATGTTGTACTTCACACGCCTCGTGTCGCTGGGGAGCTCCGAGGGTGAGTTAGCCCCCGTCCAAGCGGCGAGGATGTCCACGCCGGGCGCAGTAATATCCGGCTTGAAGATCTCCGGCGTGCGGGAGTTCGGCCCGCGGCTCGAGAAGGACGCCATTCTAGGGGAAGGAGGCGTCGGGCCGACGACAGTACCACGGAACACGATCGTCGCGGTAGGGGATGTTTGCTCGCTTATGTACTTCTTGATCTTCTCGGCAGCGGCAAATGTGACAGCCGTGGCGGGGTGGACATAGGCGCTGGTCATGGCCTGCTCGCCGTATGCTTCGGGGCTACCGAAGATTGCTCCGGCACCACCGGCGAGCTTTACGGCTTGTTCTTTCGCAGCCCGGGCGTACACGCCAGGGTCGCAGAAGACGATCTTCCCGGCTACCACGGTGGAGTTCAGCTTCCCTTCTTCGCATATTTTCGAGCCCACGTCCCCTGCGTGGACCAGTGGTACCTTGGTCGTGCCCAGCGGCTCGCCCGCGTAGAGAGAAGTACCCGTGAAGGTCTCGCCGTTGCCGAGAACGACGTCGGCCGGGAATTGGCGGTTGAGAGTGGACGCGCCGACCGTCAAGAACCATGGCGCGACGTTGACGGCGGTGGACTCTTTGGGGCCGGAGTTTCCCGCCGAGGCGGAGACGACGATGCCCTTGCTGACGGCGCGGAACGCACCCACGGCGGTCGTATCGCTATAAAAGTCCGGGGCCTTGCCGTTGGAGCCGAGGGAGAGAGAGATAACGTCGACACCGTCCGCGATGGCCTCATCAAACGCGGCGAGGATGTCAGAGCTCGCGCACCCTTTCCAACACACTTTGTAGACGGCTATGCGCGCGCCCGGTGCCATGCCGACGGCATTTCCTCTGGCGTAGTCGAAGAAGGCGCCGTCTGCAACAGCAGAgccggcggcggtggaggaggtGTGGGTGCCATGGCCGTTGGTGTCGAGCGGAGACTCGGCGTCCTCACCGAACGCACTGCCGAGCGCAGCTTTCTGCCCCTTGTGGAAGAACTTGGCGCCGACGAGTTTGTTGTTGCAGAACTTGGAGCCGTTGAACGACGGTCCCGAGACGCACCCGCCGCGGAACTTGCCGGGCG containing:
- the LOC125514928 gene encoding subtilisin-like protease SBT1.4 — protein: MPRCPPTYSSSPSPLLPHSNHRPLAATMELGLTPLAALCVLLALAVAAAPVAATEVEVEISTAEVQSSYIVHVAAGHAPRLPRRGLLTTRAYGSFLRDHIPVELSTPAPRVLYSYSHAATGFAARLTGRQAARLASSGSVLAVVPDVMQELHTTLTPSFLGLSPSSGLLPASNGASDVVIGVLDTGVYPEGRASFSADASLPPLPPGKFRGGCVSGPSFNGSKFCNNKLVGAKFFHKGQKAALGSAFGEDAESPLDTNGHGTHTSSTAAGSAVADGAFFDYARGNAVGMAPGARIAVYKVCWKGCASSDILAAFDEAIADGVDVISLSLGSNGKAPDFYSDTTAVGAFRAVSKGIVVSASAGNSGPKESTAVNVAPWFLTVGASTLNRQFPADVVLGNGETFTGTSLYAGEPLGTTKVPLVHAGDVGSKICEEGKLNSTVVAGKIVFCDPGVYARAAKEQAVKLAGGAGAIFGSPEAYGEQAMTSAYVHPATAVTFAAAEKIKKYISEQTSPTATIVFRGTVVGPTPPSPRMASFSSRGPNSRTPEIFKPDITAPGVDILAAWTGANSPSELPSDTRRVKYNIISGTSMSCPHVSGIAALLRQARPEWSPAMIKSALMTTAYNMDSAGGVIGDMSTGKASTPFARGAGHVDPNRAVDPGLVYDAGTEDYITFLCALGYTDKQIAVFGSSANCSTRAGSSVGDHNYPAFSVVFATNKMAVVRQRRVIRNVGGDARATYRAKVTAPDGVLVTVSPRTLRFTATQKTQEYVVTFAQRIFGSVTGNHTFGSIEWSDRKHTVTSPIAITWPASQVAEM